In Thiospirochaeta perfilievii, a single window of DNA contains:
- a CDS encoding YgjV family protein translates to MNYVELIGYLASILVAISLTMSKILRLRIINLIGAATFSVYGFLLGAYPIFFVNSFIVCINIYYLIKMFRNRDVFDILNAKSNREYLNRFYEHYQKDIKHYFPNFVEEDLDKYKSIFILRNMRPVNLVVFNEQSDGIVEILLDYTILEYRDFLNGEYLFSLFKKNETNENQLVTKSNSKEHIKYLKKLGFVKNDGGLYVKKI, encoded by the coding sequence ATGAATTATGTAGAGTTAATAGGTTACCTTGCATCAATATTAGTTGCTATATCACTTACTATGAGTAAGATATTAAGGCTTAGAATTATAAATCTTATTGGGGCAGCTACATTTTCGGTTTACGGCTTTTTATTAGGAGCTTATCCTATATTTTTTGTAAACTCTTTTATAGTATGCATTAATATTTACTACCTGATTAAAATGTTTAGAAATAGGGATGTCTTTGATATATTAAATGCAAAGAGTAATAGAGAGTATTTAAATAGATTTTACGAACATTACCAAAAGGATATAAAACACTATTTTCCTAACTTTGTTGAAGAGGATTTAGATAAGTATAAGTCGATTTTCATTCTTAGAAATATGAGGCCGGTGAACTTAGTTGTATTTAATGAGCAATCCGATGGAATAGTAGAGATCTTACTAGACTACACTATTCTAGAGTATAGGGACTTTTTAAATGGTGAATATCTATTTTCCCTATTTAAAAAAAATGAAACAAATGAGAATCAGTTAGTTACTAAATCTAATTCTAAGGAGCATATAAAGTATCTTAAGAAATTAGGATTTGTAAAAAATGACGGTGGTTTATACGTGAAAAAGATTTAA
- a CDS encoding glycoside hydrolase family 18 protein, producing the protein MNINNVYFPTWEKDLDWGGNSGESTLARIPSYITHVTLSFLRPDLEGFDLNKDMNRLFYDGNIPLYKLKDEIFYCKKNGGNSRVVLASVGGEIAGNFDKVNYCNLVDSIIGLGLDGIDIDYEPNGVMTQTEDEVNRYCTIISSLRYEFDKRSKITGKKYLISCAPTGVGLFSKDKFEKNSNKYLDVISRLKGIVPIDEQGEELKIGVLGDDNILKQPNYFVGSLASVFNFDSAGKMLDVFLMVNKGNSLNDYQFIGQMVDIVFYQAYNIGSGNILSRIMCYEEHRELSDYFNSVKDGSGFIIGHGSHVGKEAWPHFSFTKKRMGYIYTYINKFGRNGDGASFWSYFSSVEDSSDYLPNYGMGYKKNYELFKHVSSLLDIEGVTD; encoded by the coding sequence ATGAATATAAATAATGTTTATTTCCCTACTTGGGAGAAAGATTTAGATTGGGGGGGTAATTCTGGTGAGTCTACGTTAGCAAGAATTCCCTCTTACATAACCCATGTAACCCTCTCTTTTCTAAGACCTGACTTAGAGGGTTTCGATTTAAATAAAGATATGAATAGGCTGTTTTATGATGGAAATATACCTCTTTATAAACTTAAGGATGAGATATTTTATTGTAAAAAAAATGGTGGAAATAGTAGGGTTGTTTTAGCATCTGTAGGTGGTGAGATAGCCGGAAACTTTGATAAAGTAAATTATTGTAATTTAGTAGATTCTATTATTGGCTTAGGCTTAGATGGAATAGATATAGATTATGAACCTAATGGTGTTATGACTCAAACAGAGGATGAGGTAAATAGATATTGTACAATTATATCTTCCCTTCGATATGAGTTTGATAAAAGAAGTAAAATAACCGGAAAAAAATACCTTATATCCTGTGCACCAACTGGAGTTGGTCTATTTTCTAAAGATAAATTTGAAAAAAATAGTAATAAGTATTTAGATGTAATATCCAGATTAAAAGGTATAGTACCTATAGATGAGCAAGGGGAAGAGCTTAAAATAGGAGTATTAGGGGATGATAATATCCTAAAGCAGCCCAATTATTTTGTAGGGAGTTTAGCTAGTGTCTTTAACTTTGATTCTGCAGGTAAAATGTTAGATGTATTTTTAATGGTTAATAAGGGTAACTCTTTAAATGATTATCAATTTATAGGGCAGATGGTAGATATTGTTTTTTATCAAGCATATAATATTGGAAGTGGGAATATCCTATCAAGAATTATGTGCTATGAAGAGCATAGAGAGTTATCTGACTATTTTAATAGTGTGAAAGATGGTTCCGGGTTTATTATTGGTCATGGATCACATGTTGGGAAAGAAGCTTGGCCTCATTTTAGTTTTACTAAAAAAAGAATGGGGTATATATATACATACATAAATAAGTTTGGGCGTAATGGAGATGGTGCTAGTTTTTGGAGTTATTTCTCCTCGGTAGAAGATAGCTCTGATTATCTTCCAAATTATGGTATGGGATATAAAAAAAACTATGAACTTTTTAAACATGTAAGTAGTCTATTAGACATAGAAGGTGTTACAGATTGA
- a CDS encoding radical SAM/SPASM domain-containing protein, with product MKIKNIRQNKKFFILLRIKINLFFHYLPHVFKKRLSFKHFVLVIKRINVLLKSIKGNKFYKIGKKLSIDNNIPFYGSELFYKYMDRFLNFESKLSCSSVLLSITKDCSFNCKHCYQKHDNGEDLDISLLEETIPELINHGVTTFRIEGGDPFIKFDRLYSLCKKIGHNGEVIINSSGDGVTLDRLKKIKSCCNLKSVTFSINSPIVDDVNFFMGQDYAWNTIKHGLKLANLASVPSSLNCCLHSGHYENGNFEYLMEIAKELAVSHVMLIHPKAAGAWLQGQFPEFNKDEINSVKILVKKFNKNRKYYKYPAITAQVIEEDEEHFGCAGGGSERFYINAKGDVQPCEFLNISFGNINNEKFTDIFERMRKEFKTPGTSWLCEIYSEKVFSFFQKDYNLPLDLETSKLLYEKWSRGDATPLYYKIENELVIK from the coding sequence TTGAAAATAAAAAATATACGACAGAATAAAAAGTTTTTTATATTATTAAGAATTAAAATTAACCTATTTTTTCACTATTTACCCCATGTTTTTAAAAAGAGACTCTCTTTTAAACACTTTGTTTTAGTGATAAAGAGAATAAATGTCCTTTTAAAAAGTATAAAGGGTAATAAGTTTTACAAAATTGGTAAAAAACTAAGTATTGATAATAATATTCCTTTTTATGGTAGCGAACTTTTTTATAAGTATATGGATAGGTTTTTAAATTTTGAGTCAAAACTATCCTGTTCTTCGGTTCTTCTATCCATTACAAAGGATTGCTCCTTTAATTGTAAACACTGCTATCAGAAACATGATAATGGAGAAGATCTTGATATTAGCTTATTAGAAGAGACTATTCCTGAACTTATTAACCATGGTGTTACTACATTTAGAATAGAGGGAGGAGATCCCTTTATTAAATTTGATAGATTGTATTCTCTGTGTAAAAAAATAGGACACAATGGTGAGGTTATTATAAATAGTAGTGGAGACGGTGTAACACTTGATAGATTAAAAAAGATAAAGTCTTGTTGCAATTTAAAAAGTGTAACTTTTTCTATTAACTCTCCAATTGTTGATGATGTTAACTTTTTTATGGGTCAGGATTATGCTTGGAATACTATAAAACACGGACTTAAATTGGCTAATCTAGCCTCAGTTCCATCATCATTAAACTGTTGTTTACATAGTGGTCACTATGAGAATGGTAATTTTGAATATCTAATGGAGATTGCAAAGGAATTAGCGGTTTCTCATGTAATGCTTATTCACCCAAAAGCTGCAGGAGCATGGTTGCAAGGACAGTTCCCTGAGTTTAATAAGGATGAGATAAACAGTGTTAAAATCCTAGTAAAAAAGTTTAATAAAAATCGTAAATATTATAAATATCCCGCAATTACTGCCCAGGTTATCGAAGAGGATGAGGAGCACTTTGGGTGTGCTGGAGGCGGATCTGAAAGATTTTATATTAATGCAAAAGGGGATGTTCAGCCCTGTGAATTTTTAAATATCAGTTTTGGGAATATTAATAATGAAAAATTTACTGATATCTTTGAAAGAATGAGAAAAGAGTTTAAAACTCCAGGAACATCTTGGCTGTGTGAGATTTACTCTGAAAAGGTTTTTAGTTTTTTCCAAAAAGATTATAACTTACCTTTAGATCTAGAGACATCAAAATTATTATATGAAAAATGGAGTAGGGGAGATGCAACACCTCTCTATTATAAAATTGAAAATGAATTAGTTATAAAATAA
- a CDS encoding tRNA threonylcarbamoyladenosine dehydratase: MSIKFNRLIRLTGEESFSKIQNTKVIIFGIGGVGSWCAESLIRSGITKLTIVDSDIVCITNINRQLQATMNSLGDVKVESLRDRLLSINPDAEITIVEKFYNSDTREEFNLNSYDYVIDAIDSLSSKVELIDHALKSNTTLFSSFGAASKIDPTRVQVKDIWKTYGCPLGRLVRSRLKKEELKKSFYVFLVMKYFLHMM; the protein is encoded by the coding sequence ATGAGTATTAAATTTAATAGATTAATTAGATTAACAGGGGAAGAGTCATTTTCAAAAATTCAGAATACAAAGGTTATAATTTTTGGAATTGGAGGGGTTGGAAGTTGGTGTGCTGAATCCTTAATAAGAAGTGGTATAACAAAGTTAACAATAGTTGATTCAGATATTGTCTGTATTACTAATATAAATAGACAACTTCAAGCAACTATGAATAGCTTAGGTGATGTTAAGGTAGAATCCTTACGGGATAGGCTTCTCTCTATAAATCCTGATGCGGAGATTACTATAGTAGAAAAATTCTACAATAGTGATACAAGGGAAGAGTTTAATCTTAATAGTTATGACTATGTTATAGATGCTATAGACTCATTAAGTTCAAAGGTAGAACTAATAGACCATGCTCTAAAATCTAATACAACTCTTTTTTCATCCTTTGGTGCAGCATCAAAAATTGATCCAACAAGGGTTCAAGTTAAAGATATTTGGAAAACATACGGCTGTCCATTAGGTCGTTTAGTTCGTTCTAGGCTAAAAAAAGAGGAATTAAAAAAAAGTTTTTATGTGTTTTTAGTGATGAAGTACTTCCTACACATGATGTAA
- a CDS encoding glutamine synthetase III, which yields MSNFLNVEEIYGSNCFSEIVMKEKLPKTIYKEMVKVQNGEIELSKETADVVATAMKDWAISKGATHFTHWFQPLTGYTAEKHDSFIDPDEDGSIMMEFSGKELIKGEPDASSFPNGGLRDTYEARGYTAWDVSSPAFLKEDKTGLTLCIPTAFFSYTGEALDKKVPLLKSMEAVSKASVKILKLLGTDVKKVTASVGPEQEYFLVDKEYFEKRPDLLLAGRTVFGGLPSKGQEMSDHYFGVIKDRVADFMRDLNHELWRLGISAKTQHNEVAPNQFELAPIYDSANVATDRNQLTMEAMKRIASRHGMVALMHEKPFAGVNGSGKHNNWSLATDTGVNLLSPGTNPQENTQFLLFLAAIIEAVDTYAPLLRMSAASAGNDHRLGGHEAPPAVISIYLGKELTTILEKIAKGEVIENKAGEKFEMGVNALPALPKDATDRNRTSPFAFTINKFEFRMVGSNQSIAGPNVVLNTSVAEILTKYTTRLEKASDVNAEVTAIVKDCYNNHNRIIFDGNGYGAEWIPEAEKRGLANLKTTVDSLPELAKDYSVELFTKHKVFTKAELEARVAIYSEAYSQQLNIEANLTSEMAIKHIVPAVTEYVSNLTNSVIDIKAVLPKADTTGQESLIGELSDGLSGILKTVKVLNEVKAKALTLEDNLLEQAKFYSTEVIKAMADVRAFGDKLETITDKELWPFPSYEDLLFKL from the coding sequence ATGAGTAACTTTTTAAACGTAGAAGAGATTTACGGTTCTAACTGTTTTAGTGAAATCGTAATGAAAGAGAAATTACCAAAGACAATCTATAAAGAGATGGTTAAGGTTCAAAATGGTGAGATAGAACTAAGCAAAGAGACTGCTGATGTTGTTGCAACAGCAATGAAAGATTGGGCTATTTCTAAAGGTGCTACTCACTTTACTCACTGGTTCCAACCTTTAACAGGATATACTGCAGAAAAGCATGATTCATTTATAGATCCAGATGAAGATGGCTCTATTATGATGGAATTCTCCGGGAAAGAGTTAATAAAAGGTGAGCCAGATGCATCTTCATTTCCTAATGGAGGTTTAAGAGATACATATGAAGCAAGGGGTTATACAGCTTGGGATGTTTCATCACCAGCATTCTTAAAAGAGGATAAAACTGGTTTAACTCTATGTATTCCAACAGCATTCTTTTCATATACAGGTGAAGCATTAGATAAAAAAGTACCTCTTCTAAAATCTATGGAAGCTGTTAGTAAGGCTTCTGTAAAAATATTAAAGCTTCTAGGTACAGATGTTAAAAAAGTTACAGCGTCAGTAGGTCCAGAGCAAGAGTACTTTTTAGTAGATAAAGAGTATTTTGAAAAAAGGCCTGACCTATTATTAGCTGGACGAACTGTATTTGGAGGTCTTCCTTCTAAAGGTCAAGAGATGAGCGATCACTACTTTGGTGTAATTAAAGATAGAGTTGCTGACTTTATGAGGGATCTAAACCATGAGTTATGGAGACTTGGAATTAGTGCAAAAACACAACATAACGAAGTTGCCCCTAACCAGTTTGAGTTAGCCCCAATATATGACAGTGCAAATGTTGCAACAGACAGAAACCAATTAACAATGGAAGCTATGAAGAGAATAGCATCTAGACATGGTATGGTTGCTTTAATGCATGAAAAACCATTTGCAGGTGTAAATGGTTCAGGTAAACACAATAACTGGTCATTAGCTACAGATACAGGTGTTAATCTTTTATCTCCAGGAACTAACCCTCAAGAGAATACACAGTTCCTACTTTTCTTAGCTGCAATAATTGAAGCTGTAGATACTTATGCTCCACTTTTAAGAATGAGTGCTGCTTCAGCTGGAAACGACCATAGATTAGGTGGACACGAAGCTCCTCCTGCTGTTATATCTATTTATCTAGGTAAGGAACTTACAACTATTTTAGAGAAAATAGCTAAGGGTGAAGTTATCGAAAATAAAGCTGGAGAGAAGTTTGAAATGGGTGTTAATGCTCTTCCTGCTCTTCCTAAGGATGCTACAGATAGAAATAGAACATCACCATTTGCATTTACTATTAACAAGTTTGAGTTTAGAATGGTTGGTTCTAATCAATCAATTGCTGGTCCTAATGTTGTATTAAATACAAGTGTTGCAGAAATATTAACAAAATATACTACTAGATTAGAAAAGGCTAGTGATGTTAATGCTGAAGTTACAGCAATAGTTAAAGATTGTTACAATAACCATAACAGAATAATTTTTGATGGAAATGGATATGGTGCTGAATGGATACCAGAAGCTGAAAAAAGAGGTTTAGCAAACTTAAAAACTACAGTTGATTCGCTACCTGAATTGGCAAAAGATTACTCAGTTGAACTATTTACTAAGCACAAAGTATTTACAAAAGCTGAGTTAGAAGCACGTGTTGCTATCTACTCAGAAGCTTACTCACAGCAGCTTAATATTGAGGCTAATCTTACATCAGAAATGGCTATTAAACATATTGTTCCTGCTGTTACAGAGTATGTTTCAAATCTTACAAACTCTGTAATTGATATTAAAGCAGTTTTACCAAAAGCAGACACAACAGGTCAAGAGAGTTTAATAGGAGAGTTAAGTGATGGTTTATCAGGAATTTTAAAAACTGTTAAAGTTTTAAATGAAGTAAAAGCTAAAGCTCTAACCCTTGAAGATAACCTATTAGAACAAGCAAAATTCTACTCAACTGAAGTAATTAAAGCTATGGCTGATGTTAGAGCATTTGGAGATAAGCTTGAGACTATAACTGATAAAGAGTTATGGCCATTCCCTTCTTACGAAGACCTATTATTTAAACTGTAA
- a CDS encoding sigma-54 interaction domain-containing protein, with protein MVIQSGNPIVVKDIKASPEFLDKTRQKRARGNSRVSFICVPVLHGSETIGAFSMDKVYVNIEDIDEDLKLLSIICSMIAKHVYMRQSIIEKNQRLLDENKRLQKQLQASYKPDNMIGSSQAMQDVFTLINQVSKSEATVLIRGESGTGKELVAHAIHYNSLRASKPFIKVNCAALPENLIESELFGHEKGAFTGALNSRKGRFELADGGTIFLDEIGELSPMIQVKLLRVLQEREIERVGGSNLIKVDVRIITATNRNLEEEITKGVFREDLFYRLNVFPIIIPPIRERKTDIIALCDHFIEKYNKKNNKNVKRISSGAIELFTSYHWPGNVRELENSIERAVLLSSDSVIHGYHLPPSLQSADSSGTRNTSTLKEAVEALEKEMLIETLKNTKGNRAAAARNLGITERQIGTRVIKYNLQNTHYFG; from the coding sequence ATGGTTATTCAATCAGGAAATCCAATTGTTGTAAAAGATATTAAGGCATCTCCAGAGTTTCTTGATAAAACTAGACAAAAGCGAGCTAGGGGCAATAGTAGAGTATCTTTCATCTGTGTACCAGTACTTCACGGTAGTGAAACAATAGGTGCATTTAGTATGGATAAAGTCTATGTAAACATAGAAGATATTGATGAAGATTTAAAACTCCTATCAATTATCTGCTCTATGATTGCAAAACATGTTTATATGCGTCAAAGTATTATCGAGAAGAATCAAAGGCTGTTAGACGAGAATAAAAGGCTTCAGAAACAACTTCAAGCATCTTATAAACCAGATAATATGATTGGATCATCCCAAGCTATGCAGGATGTATTTACACTTATAAATCAAGTATCAAAAAGTGAAGCGACAGTTTTAATTAGAGGTGAAAGTGGAACAGGAAAAGAGCTTGTAGCCCATGCAATTCACTACAACTCATTAAGAGCTTCAAAACCTTTTATAAAAGTAAACTGTGCAGCCCTACCTGAGAACTTAATTGAAAGTGAACTTTTTGGCCATGAAAAAGGCGCCTTTACAGGAGCACTTAATAGCAGAAAGGGACGCTTTGAGTTAGCAGATGGAGGAACCATATTCCTTGATGAGATTGGGGAGCTTTCACCTATGATCCAGGTAAAACTTCTACGTGTTCTTCAAGAGAGGGAGATAGAGAGGGTTGGTGGTTCAAACTTAATAAAAGTTGATGTAAGAATAATCACTGCTACAAATAGAAACCTTGAAGAGGAAATAACTAAAGGAGTATTTAGAGAAGACCTATTTTATAGATTAAATGTATTCCCTATAATAATTCCCCCTATTAGGGAGAGGAAAACTGATATAATAGCCCTCTGTGATCATTTTATAGAGAAGTATAATAAAAAAAACAATAAAAATGTTAAACGTATATCATCAGGGGCAATAGAATTATTCACCTCATATCATTGGCCAGGGAATGTAAGAGAGTTAGAAAACAGTATAGAAAGAGCTGTTTTATTAAGTTCTGATAGTGTAATTCATGGCTATCACCTACCCCCAAGTCTTCAATCCGCAGACTCTAGTGGAACAAGAAATACATCAACACTAAAAGAAGCTGTCGAAGCTTTAGAAAAAGAGATGTTAATAGAGACTTTAAAAAACACCAAAGGTAATAGAGCTGCAGCGGCACGGAACCTTGGAATTACCGAGAGACAAATAGGGACACGGGTTATAAAGTATAATCTACAAAATACCCACTATTTTGGCTAA
- a CDS encoding P-II family nitrogen regulator, with product MKLIIAYIQPHMLNEVKQELFKDDIHKISITNSKGCGQQKGFTESYRGVETEVNLLDKMRIEIAVNDSFVEKTIDAIIRGARTGQIGDGKIFVLPIEKTVRIRSGETGEDAIG from the coding sequence ATGAAATTAATTATTGCATATATTCAGCCACACATGTTAAACGAAGTAAAACAAGAGTTGTTTAAAGATGACATACATAAAATATCCATTACCAATTCAAAGGGTTGTGGACAACAAAAGGGATTTACCGAGTCATACAGAGGGGTTGAGACAGAGGTTAACCTACTTGATAAAATGAGGATAGAGATAGCTGTAAATGATAGTTTTGTAGAAAAAACTATAGATGCAATTATCAGGGGTGCTAGAACTGGTCAAATTGGAGATGGGAAAATATTTGTATTGCCAATTGAAAAAACAGTCAGAATCCGAAGTGGTGAAACTGGTGAAGATGCTATTGGTTAA
- a CDS encoding ammonium transporter codes for MKKIILPIFLLLGIGTSAFAEDASSIELLISSMDMIWLTLAAALVFFMQAGFAMVEIGLTRPKNAGNIIMKNLMDFAGGALIFWAVGWAIMYGKSYGGFSSNTFLTTDDSSVMRDWIFQVVFAATAATIVSGAMAERTKFNAYLVYSVVISGIIYPVFGSFTWGGGFLYEMGFQDFAGSTIVHSVGGWAALMGAIILGPRLGKYIKKDGKIEVKAIPGHNLPLAALGVFILWFGWFGFNAGSTLSGTDLSIAHVAVTTTLAASAGAIAAMFTMWISMGKPDVSMSLNGALAGLVGITAGTYLVTPAGAIIIGLLAGIIVVFSVNFFDRVLRIDDPVGAISVHGVCGAFGTLAVGLFANRPEDGVLGFFYGGGLKLLGAQAVGVLTAFGWVCATAGILFLGIKYTIGLRASKEEELKGLDMTEHGSESYPGFQIFHNV; via the coding sequence ATGAAAAAAATTATTTTACCAATTTTTTTGTTGCTGGGTATAGGAACTTCAGCATTTGCGGAGGATGCTAGTTCAATTGAACTTCTAATATCTTCTATGGATATGATTTGGCTAACATTAGCAGCCGCATTAGTATTTTTTATGCAAGCAGGATTTGCAATGGTAGAGATAGGTCTAACAAGACCTAAAAATGCTGGAAACATCATTATGAAAAACCTTATGGATTTTGCAGGTGGAGCACTTATTTTCTGGGCTGTAGGTTGGGCAATAATGTATGGGAAGTCATATGGAGGCTTTAGTTCTAATACATTTTTAACTACTGACGACTCATCTGTAATGAGAGACTGGATTTTCCAAGTAGTATTTGCAGCAACTGCAGCAACAATTGTATCAGGTGCTATGGCAGAGAGAACTAAGTTCAACGCTTATTTAGTATACTCTGTAGTTATTTCAGGTATAATTTACCCAGTTTTTGGTAGCTTTACATGGGGTGGTGGATTTCTATATGAAATGGGATTCCAGGACTTTGCTGGTTCTACAATAGTTCACTCTGTAGGTGGTTGGGCTGCTTTAATGGGAGCAATTATCCTAGGACCTAGACTTGGTAAGTATATTAAAAAAGATGGTAAGATTGAAGTAAAAGCTATTCCTGGTCACAATCTTCCATTAGCAGCATTAGGTGTATTTATATTATGGTTTGGTTGGTTTGGGTTTAATGCAGGATCAACACTATCTGGAACAGATTTATCTATTGCCCACGTTGCAGTAACAACTACATTAGCAGCTTCTGCAGGTGCAATAGCAGCAATGTTCACTATGTGGATATCCATGGGTAAACCAGATGTTTCAATGTCTCTAAATGGAGCATTAGCAGGTTTAGTTGGAATAACAGCTGGAACATATTTAGTTACACCAGCAGGTGCAATAATTATAGGATTATTAGCAGGTATTATTGTTGTATTTTCTGTAAACTTTTTTGATAGAGTTTTACGCATTGATGACCCTGTAGGTGCAATATCAGTTCATGGAGTATGTGGTGCTTTTGGAACATTAGCTGTTGGATTATTTGCAAATAGACCAGAAGACGGTGTTTTAGGATTCTTTTATGGTGGAGGATTAAAGTTACTAGGAGCTCAAGCAGTTGGAGTATTAACAGCTTTTGGTTGGGTATGTGCCACAGCAGGTATACTATTCCTTGGAATCAAATATACCATAGGGTTAAGAGCTTCAAAAGAAGAAGAGCTTAAAGGGCTTGATATGACAGAACACGGTTCAGAATCATATCCAGGATTCCAAATTTTCCATAATGTCTAA
- a CDS encoding motility associated factor glycosyltransferase family protein, with the protein MEIVETKSKDLTCRYNGLYIHSKYSPQNEAKKLAKEVQKSNLIILGGFGLGYLAQEISEIHKDAIIIIYEPNMNLFMEALKVRDFSILFNNNRVKVLVGQTPESIKDYLIPRYIKTIKYVPLKNRTRGFEDLFEPVESIIRLYLKRLRINRNTLLKFGKLWVKNQSRNLPLMGYKSNIDSIFGKFSNIPGIIISAGPSMELIIPYLKVLKDRFLLLAVDTALKSLLAEGIEPDFVMSIDSQFWNAKHLEGAKTDKTILIADSSIQPSALREFKERVYFTQSTFPLGKYFEKVRSPFPKIASGGSVSTNIWDFANKLGLSKIFFIGQDLGYPGNITHYKNSYFENNMLLNSNRINSIETQSFNYIYRGYPTKVLSNNGDLILSDKRMGIYIDWFTEKIKLQNSNNSFSLSPNGCKIDGIEYKDIEELLNYPLVIEEKSFLLNKLNKIDKNFFLPQILDSAIQFKHSLEKVITLADKAYNICLVIEENFKKSLQVNQLLKELTIIDQTITSYSHSQTLSFIIEPFINEITESQQGTALEGLKLSENLYKEIVNTGRLHIKYLNQSISTIDRTLKDK; encoded by the coding sequence ATGGAGATAGTAGAAACTAAATCTAAAGATCTAACCTGTAGATATAATGGTCTATATATCCATTCAAAATATAGTCCCCAAAATGAGGCAAAAAAACTTGCTAAGGAAGTTCAAAAATCAAATTTGATTATACTAGGCGGCTTTGGTTTAGGCTATCTAGCTCAGGAGATATCAGAGATACATAAAGATGCTATAATTATAATCTATGAGCCTAATATGAATCTTTTTATGGAAGCACTAAAAGTTAGGGATTTCTCAATACTATTTAACAATAACAGGGTGAAAGTCTTAGTAGGACAAACACCAGAGTCTATTAAGGATTACCTAATACCAAGATACATAAAGACCATTAAGTATGTTCCATTAAAAAACAGAACAAGGGGCTTTGAGGATCTTTTTGAGCCTGTAGAGAGTATAATAAGACTATATCTTAAAAGATTAAGAATAAATAGAAATACCCTATTAAAGTTCGGGAAACTGTGGGTTAAAAATCAGAGTAGAAACTTACCTCTAATGGGATACAAATCAAATATTGATAGCATTTTTGGTAAATTCAGTAATATTCCAGGAATAATAATCTCAGCGGGACCTAGTATGGAGCTAATAATACCTTACCTTAAAGTATTAAAGGATAGGTTTTTATTACTAGCTGTTGATACAGCTTTAAAATCTCTTTTAGCTGAAGGGATAGAGCCAGACTTTGTAATGAGTATTGATTCTCAATTTTGGAATGCAAAACACCTAGAGGGGGCAAAAACAGACAAAACTATCCTAATAGCAGATTCATCAATACAACCCTCAGCATTAAGAGAGTTTAAAGAGCGTGTCTATTTTACTCAATCAACCTTTCCACTAGGAAAGTACTTTGAAAAAGTACGCTCCCCATTCCCCAAAATTGCATCAGGGGGTTCTGTAAGTACAAATATATGGGATTTTGCCAATAAGTTAGGTCTATCTAAAATCTTTTTTATAGGCCAAGACCTTGGGTATCCAGGAAATATTACCCACTATAAAAACAGCTATTTTGAAAATAACATGTTACTAAACTCTAATAGAATAAACTCAATAGAGACCCAGTCATTTAACTATATATATAGGGGTTATCCAACAAAAGTACTATCAAACAACGGGGATTTAATTCTTTCAGATAAAAGAATGGGAATTTATATTGATTGGTTTACAGAAAAAATTAAACTTCAGAATAGTAATAACAGTTTTAGTCTATCTCCTAATGGGTGTAAAATAGATGGTATAGAGTATAAAGATATAGAAGAACTTCTAAACTACCCCTTAGTAATCGAAGAAAAATCTTTCTTACTTAATAAACTAAATAAAATTGATAAGAACTTCTTTCTTCCCCAGATTTTAGATTCAGCAATACAGTTTAAACATAGCTTAGAAAAAGTAATAACATTAGCAGATAAGGCGTATAATATCTGTTTAGTTATAGAAGAAAACTTTAAAAAGAGTCTACAAGTTAATCAACTACTTAAAGAACTTACTATTATAGATCAAACGATAACTAGTTACAGTCATAGTCAAACTCTCTCCTTTATAATTGAACCGTTTATAAATGAAATTACAGAATCCCAACAAGGAACAGCCCTAGAGGGTTTAAAATTGTCTGAAAATCTTTATAAAGAGATTGTTAATACAGGAAGACTGCATATTAAATATTTAAATCAATCAATAAGTACAATAGATAGAACCTTAAAAGATAAATAA